The following proteins are co-located in the Candidatus Competibacteraceae bacterium genome:
- the cysE gene encoding serine O-acetyltransferase: protein MVFWQRLREDIHSVFDRDPAARSVLEVITAYPGMHALVFHRINHVLWNLGLKWLARFFSTMTRWLTGIEIHPGAKIGRRFFIDHGMGVVIGETAEIGDDCTLYQGVTLGGTSWNKGKRHPTLGNNVVIGAGAKVLGPFKVGDNARIGSNSVVIKEVPANATVVGVPGRVVEAGGGADVRREIARKLGFDAYGTTPDMPDPEAHAINQMLDHIHTLDRAVRQLCQTLREAGIEPGTPQLPELKGCELHSAASREGWPEQNGNGALDQKRNAGISN, encoded by the coding sequence ATGGTGTTTTGGCAGCGTCTGCGGGAAGACATCCACTCGGTATTCGACCGCGATCCGGCGGCGCGCAGCGTGCTTGAAGTCATCACCGCGTATCCCGGCATGCACGCCCTGGTCTTTCATCGGATCAACCATGTACTTTGGAATCTCGGGCTGAAGTGGTTGGCGCGGTTTTTTTCGACCATGACCCGCTGGTTGACCGGCATCGAAATCCACCCCGGCGCCAAAATCGGCCGACGCTTCTTTATTGACCACGGCATGGGCGTGGTGATCGGCGAAACTGCCGAAATCGGTGACGATTGCACCCTGTATCAGGGAGTCACCCTGGGTGGCACCAGTTGGAACAAGGGTAAGCGTCATCCCACGCTGGGCAATAACGTCGTCATCGGCGCGGGCGCCAAGGTGCTGGGTCCCTTCAAGGTCGGCGACAACGCCCGCATCGGCTCCAACTCGGTGGTCATCAAGGAAGTGCCGGCCAACGCCACCGTGGTCGGCGTACCGGGCCGGGTGGTCGAAGCAGGCGGCGGCGCGGACGTGCGGCGGGAAATCGCCCGTAAGCTGGGCTTCGACGCCTACGGTACCACCCCCGACATGCCCGATCCCGAGGCGCACGCCATCAACCAGATGCTGGATCATATCCATACCCTGGATCGCGCTGTCCGCCAGCTCTGCCAAACGCTGCGGGAGGCGGGCATCGAACCGGGCACGCCGCAACTACCCGAGCTGAAAGGCTGCGAGCTGCACTCGGCCGCCAGCCGGGAGGGCTGGCCCGAGCAAAACGGCAACGGCGCGCTCGACCAGAAACGGAATGC
- the asnS gene encoding asparagine--tRNA ligase, with protein MSVHAIAAVLGGQISPGSRLTVQGWVRTRRDSKAGLSFIAVHDGSCFEPLQVVASAELPNYQGEVLHLTAGCALRVHGELVVSTGKGQAVELRAESVETIGGIDDPESYPVAPKPHSFEYLRTVAHLRPRTNSIGAVARVRHSLSQAIHRFFHERGYFWVHTPIITASDCEGAGALFRVSTLDGINPPRTPDGHVDFSRDFFGRETFLTVSGQLNVEAYCLALSKVYTFGPTFRAENSNTSRHLAEFWMIEPETAFADLYANADLAEALLKFIFRALLEERADDLAFFAQRIDKTCIHRLEQVVNAPFERMEYGEAIRILENAGETFEFPIRWGVDLQSEHERYLSEQHVGRPLVLVNYPKEIKSFYMRLNDDGRTVAAMDVLVPGIGEIIGGSQREERLAVLDARLDEMGINKIAYNWYRDLRRYGSVPHAGFGLGFERTVSYATGMSNVRDVIPFPRTPRSADF; from the coding sequence ATGTCCGTTCACGCCATCGCCGCCGTGCTGGGCGGCCAGATTTCGCCGGGCAGCCGGTTGACCGTGCAGGGTTGGGTGCGCACCCGCCGCGATTCCAAGGCGGGCCTGTCCTTCATCGCCGTCCATGACGGTTCGTGCTTCGAGCCGCTGCAAGTGGTCGCTTCCGCCGAGCTGCCAAACTATCAGGGCGAGGTACTCCATCTGACCGCCGGCTGCGCGCTGCGCGTTCACGGCGAACTGGTCGTTTCCACCGGCAAGGGGCAGGCCGTCGAACTGCGGGCGGAGTCGGTCGAGACGATCGGAGGCATTGACGATCCAGAAAGCTATCCGGTTGCTCCCAAGCCGCACAGCTTCGAATATCTGCGGACGGTGGCGCACCTGCGACCGCGCACCAACAGTATCGGCGCGGTGGCGCGGGTGCGACATTCCCTGTCCCAGGCGATCCATCGTTTCTTCCACGAGCGGGGTTATTTCTGGGTGCATACCCCGATCATCACCGCCAGCGACTGCGAGGGTGCCGGCGCGCTGTTTCGGGTCAGCACCCTGGATGGGATCAACCCGCCGCGCACGCCCGATGGCCATGTTGATTTCTCGCGGGATTTTTTCGGGCGGGAGACTTTCCTGACCGTCTCCGGCCAGCTCAACGTCGAGGCTTACTGCCTGGCACTGTCGAAAGTCTACACCTTCGGTCCGACCTTCCGCGCCGAGAACTCCAACACCAGCCGTCACTTGGCCGAGTTCTGGATGATCGAGCCGGAAACCGCCTTTGCCGATTTGTATGCCAACGCCGATCTGGCCGAGGCGCTGCTGAAGTTCATCTTCCGGGCGCTGCTGGAGGAGCGCGCCGACGACTTGGCATTTTTTGCCCAACGCATCGACAAGACCTGCATCCACCGCTTGGAACAGGTGGTGAACGCGCCGTTCGAGCGAATGGAATACGGTGAAGCCATCCGCATCCTGGAAAATGCCGGCGAAACCTTCGAATTCCCGATCCGCTGGGGCGTGGACCTCCAGTCCGAGCACGAGCGCTATCTGAGCGAGCAGCATGTGGGCCGGCCGCTGGTTTTGGTCAATTACCCAAAGGAAATCAAAAGCTTTTATATGCGGCTGAACGACGACGGCCGCACGGTGGCGGCGATGGACGTGCTGGTGCCCGGCATCGGCGAAATCATCGGCGGCAGCCAGCGCGAGGAGCGGCTGGCCGTGCTGGACGCGCGCCTGGATGAAATGGGTATCAACAAGATCGCCTATAATTGGTATCGTGACCTGCGCCGTTACGGCAGCGTGCCGCACGCCGGGTTCGGGCTGGGGTTCGAACGCACCGTCAGCTACGCGACCGGCATGAGCAACGTCCGGGATGTCATCCCGTTTCCGCGCACGCCCCGCAGCGCCGATTTTTAA
- a CDS encoding protein kinase — protein MNDITSPATPSKSGSRRANALPSDYMLDEYRIDSILGAGGFGVTYKALDTHLRTWVAIKEYFPVEWSFRDSDGVTVYANTQGQSSQNDGQISDYVWGLERFLDEARVLAQIQHPYVVRVKRYFRAHGTAYIVMDYEEGEPLSAVLQDGETLDEEEVRGLLEDVLPALQAVHEQGYLHRDIKPANLYLRANDHRVILIDFGAARGSVGRQSKSVTSLVTPGYSPPEQYTTRNERYGTWTDIYALAAVLYRCVTGHPPVEAAERLLDDHLQPATEVGAGRYSTNLLRVIDRALAVRPEWRFRTVAEMQAALDGSQVEGSDETVIVLPRARSSKAMPVPEPPPPRDEPARTPMESQPAGENWREVTEKPAAAGQRSLVARKSEKTGSFVPHVLQWRSLGLQVGGSLVLAVAAGLVVTVVVWLWPSAPTSEEQSPPRYSLGQHEQPAVVPPAAVTESPGISASNGTAVLEPPAAPVMNVPSATPSSPSLSEPPVVGADAPAEPPSTVTDMAAEPPSQEKPATAADVVAEPPLPEEPTAAVDAAESTAGTGVVPPAPAALPAAASRGESSVAQPAPKPVAAEPAPRSRKAARRVERSRASQKRNELKPIVVTPPALRRTRPAPSSRKLWEPPTSTGFNQK, from the coding sequence ATGAATGATATCACCTCTCCGGCTACTCCCTCCAAGAGTGGCTCCCGCCGGGCCAACGCCCTGCCGTCGGACTACATGCTGGACGAGTATCGGATCGATTCCATTCTCGGAGCCGGCGGTTTCGGCGTCACCTACAAGGCGCTGGACACGCACCTGCGGACCTGGGTCGCCATCAAGGAATATTTTCCGGTGGAGTGGTCGTTCCGCGATAGCGACGGTGTGACGGTGTACGCCAACACCCAAGGCCAGAGTAGCCAGAACGACGGCCAGATCTCGGACTACGTATGGGGCTTGGAGCGTTTTCTCGACGAGGCGCGGGTGCTGGCGCAGATCCAGCATCCCTATGTGGTGCGGGTGAAACGCTATTTTCGCGCCCACGGCACCGCCTACATCGTCATGGATTACGAAGAGGGCGAACCGCTCAGCGCGGTGTTGCAGGACGGCGAAACGCTGGACGAGGAGGAGGTGCGCGGATTGCTGGAGGACGTGTTGCCAGCCTTGCAGGCGGTCCACGAGCAGGGTTACCTGCACCGTGATATCAAGCCGGCCAACCTGTATCTGCGCGCGAACGACCATCGGGTCATACTGATCGATTTTGGCGCGGCGCGGGGATCGGTCGGCCGCCAAAGCAAGAGCGTGACCAGCCTGGTGACGCCCGGCTATTCGCCGCCCGAGCAGTACACCACCCGCAACGAACGTTACGGGACCTGGACCGATATCTACGCCCTCGCCGCCGTGCTTTACCGTTGCGTGACCGGCCACCCCCCGGTGGAAGCGGCCGAACGTCTGCTGGATGATCACTTGCAACCGGCGACCGAGGTGGGTGCCGGTCGTTACAGCACCAACTTGCTGCGAGTGATCGATCGAGCGCTGGCGGTGCGGCCGGAGTGGCGGTTTCGCACCGTGGCCGAAATGCAGGCGGCACTGGATGGGTCGCAGGTCGAGGGCAGCGACGAGACGGTGATCGTGTTGCCGCGGGCTCGATCCAGCAAGGCCATGCCAGTGCCGGAACCGCCTCCACCCAGGGACGAACCGGCGCGAACGCCGATGGAGAGCCAGCCGGCCGGCGAGAACTGGCGGGAGGTGACCGAGAAACCCGCCGCCGCGGGCCAGCGGTCATTGGTTGCGCGGAAATCGGAGAAGACGGGATCTTTCGTACCGCATGTTTTGCAGTGGCGGTCGCTGGGTTTGCAGGTTGGTGGCAGTTTGGTTCTAGCGGTGGCGGCGGGGCTGGTGGTCACCGTGGTGGTCTGGCTGTGGCCGTCCGCGCCCACTTCGGAGGAACAATCGCCGCCCCGCTACAGTCTCGGTCAGCATGAGCAGCCGGCCGTGGTCCCGCCCGCCGCTGTTACGGAATCTCCTGGAATATCGGCTTCGAACGGAACAGCCGTGTTGGAGCCACCCGCCGCGCCGGTGATGAACGTTCCGTCCGCAACGCCATCGAGCCCAAGCCTGTCGGAGCCGCCCGTGGTCGGGGCGGACGCGCCAGCCGAACCGCCATCGACCGTCACCGACATGGCCGCGGAGCCACCGTCTCAGGAAAAACCGGCCACCGCCGCCGATGTGGTTGCGGAACCGCCGCTCCCGGAGGAACCCACTGCCGCCGTTGACGCGGCGGAATCCACCGCCGGAACCGGAGTGGTTCCTCCCGCGCCCGCCGCGCTTCCCGCCGCCGCGAGCCGTGGCGAGTCGTCGGTTGCCCAGCCCGCCCCCAAACCGGTCGCCGCCGAGCCGGCGCCGAGATCCAGGAAAGCCGCGCGACGAGTCGAGCGATCCCGGGCAAGCCAGAAACGGAATGAACTCAAACCGATTGTGGTGACGCCCCCGGCCCTGCGGCGAACCCGGCCGGCGCCGTCCAGCCGAAAGCTCTGGGAACCGCCCACCTCGACAGGTTTTAACCAGAAATGA
- a CDS encoding FHA domain-containing protein, whose translation MKFSLWPFSHRRRGQSEKVLVRARFIRTDRFSGGELRLSSPLCRLGRVPDNDLRFDNDSVSGHHAEIYHLPDGAFQIRDLDSTNGTWVNGQRVHVYLLCNGDVVELGEVRLHFRAGDT comes from the coding sequence ATGAAATTTTCGCTGTGGCCTTTTTCCCACCGTCGGCGCGGCCAGTCGGAAAAGGTGCTGGTGCGGGCGCGGTTCATTCGCACCGACCGGTTCAGTGGGGGCGAGCTGCGCTTGTCTTCGCCATTGTGCCGCTTGGGCCGGGTACCGGACAACGATCTGCGTTTCGACAACGATTCCGTATCGGGTCACCATGCCGAGATTTACCATCTGCCCGATGGCGCGTTCCAGATCCGCGATCTGGATTCCACCAACGGAACCTGGGTGAATGGCCAACGCGTTCATGTCTATCTGCTGTGTAACGGTGACGTGGTGGAGTTGGGCGAGGTGCGTTTGCATTTCCGAGCCGGCGATACCTGA
- a CDS encoding serine/threonine-protein phosphatase — MVAWVHDEGTIQGDRARQEDDYGVFELPPELEAGDLLLVLADGMGGEQAGARASALTVRDFIETYDTVPAVAIPERLERTLAHVNERMALEVASDLESLKGMGCTLLAVVLAEEGLYWISVGDSPLWLWRQGRLHRLNQDHAYRSILAAEVSAGEISAADASRHPARNALVSAITGEEIELVDLPRHPYPLRRGGDQVLLASDGLLTLSENEIAALLTRARGGEPCRRLLEAVETHQCPHQDNVTVLWAAAADRPPVAWRRLGGRTPLLVLLVAALLAVGGTWWLARNGVETVVSAFAPP; from the coding sequence ATGGTGGCTTGGGTGCACGACGAAGGTACGATCCAAGGAGACCGTGCCCGACAGGAAGATGATTACGGGGTATTCGAATTGCCGCCGGAGCTGGAGGCGGGTGACCTGCTGCTGGTATTGGCCGACGGCATGGGGGGCGAACAGGCGGGTGCTCGAGCCAGCGCCCTGACGGTCCGCGATTTCATCGAAACCTACGATACGGTGCCGGCCGTCGCCATCCCCGAACGGCTTGAGCGGACTCTGGCGCATGTGAACGAGCGAATGGCGTTGGAGGTGGCGTCCGATCTGGAGAGTCTGAAGGGGATGGGTTGCACGCTGCTGGCCGTGGTGTTGGCGGAGGAGGGGTTGTACTGGATCAGCGTGGGCGATTCGCCATTGTGGTTGTGGCGACAGGGGCGCTTGCACCGTCTGAATCAGGATCACGCCTATCGTAGCATTTTGGCCGCCGAGGTGAGCGCCGGCGAGATCAGCGCCGCCGATGCGTCTCGTCATCCCGCCCGCAACGCGCTGGTGAGCGCCATCACCGGCGAGGAAATCGAACTGGTGGACCTGCCGCGCCACCCCTATCCGCTCAGGCGTGGTGGCGACCAGGTGTTGTTGGCCAGCGATGGTCTGCTGACGCTCAGCGAAAACGAGATTGCCGCCCTGCTGACCCGAGCGCGTGGCGGAGAACCGTGCCGGCGGTTGCTGGAGGCGGTGGAGACCCATCAATGTCCCCATCAGGACAACGTGACCGTGCTGTGGGCCGCGGCGGCGGATCGGCCGCCTGTGGCTTGGCGCCGGCTTGGGGGACGCACACCGCTGCTTGTCCTGCTGGTGGCGGCCTTATTGGCGGTTGGCGGTACGTGGTGGTTGGCCCGAAACGGGGTGGAGACGGTGGTCAGCGCTTTCGCGCCGCCCTAG
- a CDS encoding HAD-IA family hydrolase yields MNPSSTGGAPPDCVLFDLDGTLLDTAPDMTVALNRLRRERDLPDLPVEAIRPTVSHGSPGMLKAGFGLTPDDPLYAELNPRFLALYREAIAVKTTLFPGMADVLDYLEAGAIRWGVVTNKPGWLTEPLLKALDLWPRMACVVSGDTLNARKPDPEPLLYACARIGALPGRSLYVGDAERDILAGRQAGMTALVAGFGYLGAEDRPECWNADGFLRRPSDLFAWLGTPAAPATRNR; encoded by the coding sequence ATGAACCCCAGCTCTACCGGCGGCGCGCCGCCGGACTGCGTGCTGTTCGACCTGGACGGCACGCTGCTGGACACCGCCCCCGACATGACGGTGGCGCTGAACCGGCTGCGTCGGGAGCGCGATCTGCCCGACCTGCCGGTCGAGGCCATCCGCCCGACGGTCTCGCACGGCTCGCCGGGCATGCTGAAAGCCGGTTTCGGACTGACCCCCGACGATCCGCTCTACGCCGAACTCAACCCGCGCTTTCTGGCACTTTATCGGGAGGCCATCGCCGTCAAGACCACGCTGTTTCCCGGCATGGCCGACGTACTGGATTACCTGGAGGCTGGTGCCATTCGCTGGGGCGTGGTCACCAACAAGCCAGGCTGGCTGACCGAACCGCTGCTGAAGGCGCTGGATCTATGGCCGCGGATGGCCTGCGTGGTCAGCGGCGACACCCTGAACGCGCGCAAACCGGACCCGGAACCGCTGCTGTACGCCTGTGCCCGCATCGGGGCGCTGCCCGGCCGCTCGCTGTACGTGGGTGACGCCGAACGCGACATACTGGCCGGCAGGCAGGCCGGCATGACCGCGCTGGTGGCCGGTTTCGGCTATCTGGGCGCCGAGGACCGGCCGGAATGCTGGAACGCCGATGGCTTCCTGCGGCGACCGAGCGATTTGTTCGCCTGGCTGGGCACGCCGGCCGCCCCCGCAACCCGGAACCGCTAG
- the ubiG gene encoding bifunctional 2-polyprenyl-6-hydroxyphenol methylase/3-demethylubiquinol 3-O-methyltransferase UbiG produces MTTANPNVDPEEIAKFEQLASRWWDPDSEFKPLHDTNPLRLDFIDARVGGLEGQRVLDVGCGGGILAESMALRGARVLGIDMGEAPLAVAQLHQLESGAVLDYRRVTAEELAETEPAGFDVVTCMEMLEHVPDPASTIQACARLIKPDGHLIFSTINRNPKSYLFVVVGAEYLLRMLPKGTHDYRKFIRPSELDGWLRATGLTLREIIGLHYNPLTRSYRLGPGVSVNYMVYCRPDDLA; encoded by the coding sequence ATGACGACCGCGAACCCCAACGTGGACCCCGAGGAAATCGCCAAATTCGAGCAACTGGCCAGCCGCTGGTGGGACCCGGATAGCGAATTCAAGCCGCTGCACGACACCAATCCGCTACGGCTGGATTTCATCGACGCGCGGGTCGGCGGGCTGGAAGGCCAACGGGTGCTCGATGTCGGCTGCGGGGGCGGTATCCTGGCCGAGAGCATGGCGCTACGCGGCGCGCGGGTGCTCGGTATCGACATGGGCGAAGCGCCGCTGGCGGTCGCGCAACTGCACCAACTGGAATCCGGCGCGGTACTCGACTACCGCCGCGTCACCGCCGAGGAACTGGCGGAAACCGAGCCGGCCGGTTTCGATGTGGTGACCTGCATGGAAATGTTGGAGCACGTACCCGACCCCGCCTCGACGATCCAGGCCTGTGCCCGGCTGATCAAACCCGACGGACACTTGATTTTCTCCACCATCAACCGCAATCCCAAATCCTATCTGTTCGTCGTCGTCGGCGCGGAATACCTGTTGCGGATGCTACCCAAGGGCACCCACGACTACCGCAAGTTTATCCGCCCCTCGGAACTGGACGGCTGGCTGCGCGCCACTGGCCTGACGCTGCGGGAGATCATCGGCCTGCATTACAACCCGCTGACCCGAAGCTATCGGCTGGGACCGGGCGTATCGGTCAACTACATGGTTTATTGCCGACCGGACGATTTGGCATGA
- a CDS encoding TRZ/ATZ family hydrolase — protein MPQAISALLNARWIVPVEPEGRVLEHHAIAIQNGRILAILPRDEAMVRFSAETYLNFETHVLIPGLVNAHTHASMTLLRGLADDLPLMAWLQDYIWPTETRWVDPEFVRAGTRLAIAEMLRGGTTCFNDMYFFPEATAAAARECGIRACVGLIALDFPTAYARNLDEYLDKGLALHEALKGDARVRVAFAPHAPYTVSAPALERIGRLAADLGIPVHIHVHETAAEVARFQAEHGCRPLERLEQLGLLSPRLLAVHMTQLEPAEIERLAEAGAHVVHCPESNLKLASGFCPIARLDAAKVNVALGTDGAASNNDLDLFGELRTAALLGKGVAGDAAALPAARMLRMATLDGARALGLGRETGSLEPGKAADIVAVDLGQPETEPVYHPVSQLVYAAGRQHVTDVWVTGRRLLADRRLTTLDVADTLQEARGWRERIAAKRQA, from the coding sequence ATGCCGCAAGCCATCTCCGCCCTGCTCAACGCTCGCTGGATCGTTCCGGTCGAACCGGAAGGCCGGGTTCTCGAACACCACGCCATCGCCATTCAGAACGGCCGCATTCTCGCCATCCTGCCGCGGGACGAGGCCATGGTCCGCTTTAGCGCCGAGACGTACCTGAACTTCGAAACGCATGTTCTCATTCCCGGTCTGGTCAACGCCCACACCCACGCCAGCATGACCCTGCTGCGCGGACTGGCCGACGACCTGCCACTGATGGCTTGGCTGCAAGACTATATCTGGCCCACCGAAACCCGCTGGGTCGATCCCGAATTCGTCCGCGCCGGAACCCGGCTGGCGATCGCCGAGATGCTGCGCGGCGGCACCACCTGCTTCAACGATATGTACTTTTTCCCGGAAGCGACCGCCGCCGCCGCCCGCGAATGCGGTATCCGCGCCTGCGTCGGGCTGATCGCCCTGGACTTCCCCACGGCCTACGCCCGCAACCTGGACGAGTACCTGGATAAAGGACTGGCCCTGCATGAAGCGCTAAAGGGTGATGCGCGGGTCCGCGTCGCGTTCGCGCCGCATGCCCCCTATACCGTCTCGGCCCCGGCGCTGGAGCGCATCGGCCGACTGGCGGCGGACTTGGGCATTCCAGTCCACATCCACGTCCATGAAACCGCCGCCGAAGTCGCCCGGTTCCAGGCCGAACACGGCTGCCGACCGTTGGAGCGGCTGGAACAGCTCGGCCTGTTGTCGCCACGACTGCTGGCCGTGCACATGACCCAGCTCGAACCGGCCGAAATCGAACGGCTGGCGGAGGCCGGCGCCCATGTCGTCCACTGCCCGGAATCCAACCTCAAGCTGGCCAGCGGGTTCTGCCCGATCGCCCGACTCGATGCCGCCAAGGTCAACGTCGCGCTCGGTACCGACGGCGCGGCCAGCAACAACGATCTCGATCTGTTCGGCGAACTGCGCACCGCCGCCCTGCTGGGCAAGGGCGTGGCCGGCGATGCCGCCGCGCTGCCCGCCGCGCGAATGCTGCGCATGGCCACCCTTGATGGCGCCCGGGCGCTGGGGCTGGGGCGGGAAACCGGCTCGCTCGAACCGGGCAAGGCCGCCGACATCGTCGCCGTCGATCTCGGCCAGCCGGAAACCGAACCGGTCTACCACCCCGTCTCGCAACTGGTCTACGCCGCCGGCCGCCAGCACGTCACCGACGTCTGGGTCACCGGCCGCCGGTTGTTGGCCGACCGGCGCCTGACCACGCTGGACGTGGCGGACACGCTCCAGGAAGCGCGCGGCTGGCGGGAACGCATCGCCGCGAAACGCCAAGCGTAA
- a CDS encoding OmpA family protein, with amino-acid sequence MKVKLYKLSLGLAASMMLFAALPAHAQLNKYGCIYAVDPYGKIVKDPYGNCIRTPYWTAEKNVPECGAVAVVEPAAPVVETLSLGADAYFDFDRANLKPAGRAKLDKLVTDLRRVSSVSSIEIVGHTDSKGTEAYNYRLGQRRADSVASYLTARGVPGSIISTRSRGELDPVAPNTLPNGQDNPAGRALNRRVVITVTAMEHVISQ; translated from the coding sequence ATGAAAGTGAAACTGTATAAGCTTAGCTTGGGCTTGGCTGCCTCAATGATGCTGTTCGCCGCGCTGCCCGCGCACGCCCAGCTCAACAAATACGGCTGCATCTACGCCGTCGACCCCTATGGCAAGATCGTCAAGGACCCCTACGGCAACTGTATCCGTACCCCGTACTGGACCGCCGAGAAGAACGTTCCGGAATGCGGCGCCGTGGCAGTGGTCGAACCGGCCGCCCCGGTGGTCGAGACCCTGAGCCTGGGCGCGGACGCCTATTTCGATTTCGACCGGGCTAATCTGAAGCCCGCCGGACGTGCCAAACTGGACAAGCTGGTCACCGACCTGCGCCGGGTTTCGTCGGTCTCCTCAATCGAAATCGTTGGCCACACCGACAGCAAGGGTACCGAAGCCTATAATTACCGGTTGGGCCAGCGCCGCGCCGACTCCGTGGCCAGCTACCTGACCGCCCGGGGCGTGCCCGGTTCCATCATCTCGACCCGCAGTCGCGGCGAACTTGATCCGGTCGCCCCCAACACCCTGCCGAACGGCCAGGACAACCCGGCTGGCCGCGCGCTGAACCGTCGGGTGGTGATCACCGTGACCGCCATGGAACACGTTATCAGCCAGTAA
- the mtnA gene encoding S-methyl-5-thioribose-1-phosphate isomerase yields MPYAHDTVRAVVWREDALELLDQRLLPTVERYRQLTGAADVAQAIRDMVVRGAPAIGIAAAYGVVLAARARYAVDAARWRTAVGSDLAMLAAARPTAVNLFWALRRMERAIARSSGDPAAGLLAEARAIHEEDLAANRRMGQLGAALLGERGAVLTHCNTGSLATGGYGTALGVIREGYAVGLVERVYADETRPWLQGARLTAWELVRDGIPVTLLADGAAAALMREGKVRWAIVGADRIAANGDVANKIGTYHLAVAARYHGVRFMVVAPASTVDMSLVSGAAIPIEQRAPEELLTLAGQPVAAAGAEAWNPSFDVTPAELVDALVTERGVVRAPDTAKMMRMMVEAA; encoded by the coding sequence ATGCCGTATGCCCATGACACAGTGCGCGCCGTTGTCTGGCGCGAGGATGCCCTGGAACTACTGGACCAGCGCTTGTTACCGACTGTGGAACGCTACCGACAGTTGACGGGCGCGGCGGACGTGGCTCAGGCGATCCGCGACATGGTGGTGCGCGGCGCGCCGGCGATCGGTATCGCCGCCGCCTACGGCGTGGTGTTGGCCGCCCGCGCTCGATATGCCGTGGATGCGGCGCGATGGCGGACGGCGGTTGGGAGCGATCTCGCCATGCTGGCGGCGGCCCGGCCGACCGCCGTCAACCTGTTCTGGGCGCTGCGGCGGATGGAGCGGGCGATCGCCCGCTCCTCCGGTGATCCGGCGGCGGGGTTGCTGGCCGAGGCGCGGGCGATCCACGAAGAGGATCTCGCCGCCAACCGGCGCATGGGGCAGCTGGGCGCGGCGTTGCTGGGCGAACGCGGGGCGGTGTTGACTCATTGCAATACCGGTTCGCTGGCCACCGGCGGTTACGGTACGGCGCTGGGCGTGATCCGCGAAGGCTACGCGGTGGGTCTGGTCGAGCGGGTCTACGCCGACGAGACCCGGCCATGGTTGCAGGGCGCTCGTCTGACCGCCTGGGAATTGGTGCGGGATGGCATTCCGGTGACGTTGCTGGCGGATGGAGCGGCGGCGGCGCTGATGCGGGAAGGCAAAGTGCGCTGGGCCATTGTCGGGGCGGACCGGATCGCCGCCAACGGCGATGTCGCCAACAAGATCGGTACCTATCATCTGGCGGTGGCCGCGCGGTATCACGGCGTGCGGTTCATGGTGGTGGCGCCGGCCTCGACGGTGGACATGAGCCTTGTCAGCGGCGCGGCCATTCCCATCGAGCAGCGCGCGCCCGAAGAATTGCTGACTTTGGCCGGCCAGCCGGTCGCCGCCGCCGGGGCCGAAGCCTGGAATCCGTCGTTCGATGTGACGCCGGCGGAACTGGTGGATGCGCTGGTGACCGAGCGCGGGGTGGTGCGAGCGCCGGATACCGCAAAGATGATGCGAATGATGGTGGAGGCTGCATGA